ACGCGCATCGACGCGGCCCGGCTGCTGGTCTGGCGCGCGTCCTGGATGGCGGCCGCCGGCAAGCCGTTCGAGTCGGCCGAGGGCTCCATGTCCAAGCTGTACGCGAGCGAGACCGCCAAGGAGGTCACCGCCCAGGCCGTCCAGATCCTCGGCGGCAACGGCTTCACCCGTGAGTACCCGGTGGAGCGGATGCACCGGGACGCCGCGATCTACACGATCTTCGAGGGCACCAGCGAGATCCAGCGCCTCGTGATCGCCCGCACGCTGTCGGGGATGCCCATCCGCTGACACCCGGACCGGCCGGCGCGACCGGCCCCCGTCCCCCGGCGCACCGGTGGGGGACGGGGGCCGGTCGTCTGTGCTGTGCTCCTCCGTGCTGGGCGGATGGTGTGCACCTGCCATGCCCCTGTAGATTCCCGGTGAAGATCGTGCCTGGCCGATGGAGGGGAACGCACCATGCTGAAATCCACCGGAGGGCGGGTCCTGGCCGCCGCCGTCGCGGCGTTCGGCCTCGTCGTGGCCGCGCAGGGCACGGCCGCGGCCGCGCCGAAGTCGGTCGGGGCGAGCTTCGGCGGGTACGGCGAGTGGAACCCCGACCCCTCCGGCGGCATCCCCGGCGACTCGATCCGTGCCTGCGACACGAGCGCGGACGGCTGGGGCATCGAGGTGAAGCTCGACATCGGCCGCAACGGGACCTGGGACCGGGTCGCGAGCACCCGCGGTCACAACTCCCCCTACTGCAGCCCGTGGAAGAGCGGCGACATCAAGGAGGGCACGCCCGTGAGCGTCCAGGTGACGAACGTGGACGGCGGCGTCACCTACCCCAAGGGCTCGCTCCTGCTCAGCCACGCCTGAGCCGTCCTCGCGCTGCTTCGGAACCCCGTCGGAACAACCGGCGGACCCCGTCGGAGCCACGCCCGCGCCGCCGGGCGGCCGGTGGCGATCCGGCCGCAGGCCACCCGGCGGCTTCGCCTCAGGCGGGCAGCTGGGCCTCGATGGCCGCGACGAGCTCCGGGGCCTCCGGCTCGGTGGCGGGACGGAGCCGGGCGACCGGCTCGCCCGCAGGGGAGAGCAGGAACTTCTCGAAGTTCCACTTCACGTCACCGGCTTCGCCGTCGGCGTCCGCGAGCTTCGTCAGCTCCGTGTAGAGAGGGTGCCGGCCCGCGCCGTTGACGTCCGTCTTGGCGAGCAGCGGGAAGCTCACCCCGTACGTCGCGGAGCAGAACGCCTGGATCTCCTCGGAGCTGCCGGGCTCCTGGCCGGCGAACTGGTTGCACGGCACGCCGAGCACGGTGAAGCCCCGGTCCCCGTAAGTCTTCTGCAGCCGCTCCAGGCCGGCGTACTGAGGGGTCAGCCCGCACTTGGAGGCGACGTTCACCAGCAGGACGGCCTGGCCACGGTAGGCGCCGAGGGTGGTCGGCTCGCCGGTCAGGGTGTGGAGGGGAATGTCGTACAGCGTCATGAGGGTCTCCTAGTAAATGGCTTTCACAGCCATTCTTACGCCGACAGGTCCCCACTTATACCCACAGGGCCATCGGGCTTGTGCCCACAGGTTCATCGGGACGAAGCCGCTCGCACGGCCGTCCGGATCGAGCAGCCTGCCCAGGTTCTCGCCGATCGCCGTGACAGGCCCTAGGACAGGTGCTGGGAGCCGCCCAGCGCGGAGCGCCGGGACGCCGACGGCGCCTCCTGCCGCGAGCGGTTCAGGCTCGTCAGCCGCCAGACGCTGCCCTCCGTGTGACTGCGGGTGACCAGATGGGCCCGGGTCGCCGTGATGCCGGGGATCGTGCCGAGCCGGTCCACGATGCAGCGCGAGAGCGCCCCGAAGCCGGTGGCCATGGCCGAGATCCGCAGGTCCCGGCCGCCTGCGGTGTGCTTCACGGCATCCTGGTGGTGATGAAGGACGGCGTCGTCTACAGGGACGTCGACGGGTTCGCCGCCTGAGCCTGGGCCTGAGCGGCGCCGGCCGGGCCGACCGCCTTGTAGTAGTACGTGGTGGCCCTGAGGACGCCCGCCGGGTCGGCGGCGTAGCCGGGGACGGAGCCGCACGCGGTCCAGCCCGCCGAGCGGTAGAGCCGCTCGGCGGCGCTGCCGCTCTCGGTGTCCAGGACGAGCAGGGTGACGCCGTCCCCGGCCGAGGTCCGTTCGACCGCGTCCAGCAGCCACCGGCCCAGGCCCCGGCCCTGCGCGGACGGACGGACCATCAGCTTGGTGACCTCCGCGCGATGGCGGGCGTTGGGCAGCGGTGCCCGCACCAGGCCGATGGTCCCGGCGATCCGCTCACCGTCCCGGGCGATCCAGACCTGAAGGCGCCCCGCCGACACGGACGCGGCCTGCTCCCGCCACCAGTCGGCCGACGCGCCCCGGTCCAGTGGCGCGAGGAATCCCACGGAGGACCCGCCGTCCACGATCTCCACCAGGAGGGCGGCCAGCTCATCGGCGTACGTGACCAGTTCGGGTCCGGACACCTGGACGATCTCGGTCATGCGACAGGTCCTTTCAGGGCAGAACGATCATCAGTGCGTAACGGACCCCCGCCGGGCCCGGACAGTGGAAACGTGAAGGGCCGCGGAGCCGGAAGCGCAGACAGTCGCCGGTGCGCACGGTGTGCACGGTCTCGTCCACGGTGATCTCGACCGTCCCTTCCAGGACCCAGATGTGCTGCTCCAGGCCGGCAACGGGCGGGTTCTCGTACGCGATCGACGCACCCGCACCGAGCACTCCCTCGACGAGCTCCGCACGCAGCCCGGGGTGCGGAGGCGAAACGGACCGGCGTACGAAACCGGACTCCTCGTCGCGCCAGACCGTCTGGCGCCCGGCGGGCACCAGGTGCACGGGCTCCGCCTCCACCTCCAGCAGCAGCCGGGACATGGTCCGCCCGTGGACCGTGCACAGCCGCCCGAGCAGGGCCGCGGTCGGGCTCAGCTCGCCGCGCTCCAGCCGCGAGAGCGTCGAGCGGCTCACCCCCGTACGGTGCGCCAGCTCCTCCAGGGACCAGCCGCGCCCGGCACGGAGTTCGGCCAGCCGTGCCGCGAGCCGGGCGTCCACGGTG
This window of the Streptomyces sp. 840.1 genome carries:
- a CDS encoding GNAT family N-acetyltransferase, with the translated sequence MTEIVQVSGPELVTYADELAALLVEIVDGGSSVGFLAPLDRGASADWWREQAASVSAGRLQVWIARDGERIAGTIGLVRAPLPNARHRAEVTKLMVRPSAQGRGLGRWLLDAVERTSAGDGVTLLVLDTESGSAAERLYRSAGWTACGSVPGYAADPAGVLRATTYYYKAVGPAGAAQAQAQAANPSTSL
- a CDS encoding glutathione peroxidase; translated protein: MTLYDIPLHTLTGEPTTLGAYRGQAVLLVNVASKCGLTPQYAGLERLQKTYGDRGFTVLGVPCNQFAGQEPGSSEEIQAFCSATYGVSFPLLAKTDVNGAGRHPLYTELTKLADADGEAGDVKWNFEKFLLSPAGEPVARLRPATEPEAPELVAAIEAQLPA
- a CDS encoding helix-turn-helix domain-containing protein, which encodes MESVGPDTVDARLAARLAELRAGRGWSLEELAHRTGVSRSTLSRLERGELSPTAALLGRLCTVHGRTMSRLLLEVEAEPVHLVPAGRQTVWRDEESGFVRRSVSPPHPGLRAELVEGVLGAGASIAYENPPVAGLEQHIWVLEGTVEITVDETVHTVRTGDCLRFRLRGPSRFHCPGPAGVRYALMIVLP